A genomic window from Onychostoma macrolepis isolate SWU-2019 chromosome 22, ASM1243209v1, whole genome shotgun sequence includes:
- the LOC131529665 gene encoding uncharacterized protein LOC131529665, with amino-acid sequence MLVQSINQQKREDVCISGGCLCSVSFCSMKCDLKKKLLLFSFMLHLILNVESTHQVNGTSEENITVTFTLQDNVIHEISDKPSLYKNGNKIGSYKEISPEKFALSDVENRTVTLHITNLTLEDEGTYQVVVLSRGAVSLIESNTIYIKVTLGNKITETTTTAVHKKVVTNSPKVELSEQKPFFIFFSASVIIFICLFVGILCWLFRTYPRKSDAENPPVHSNRSTQPQGQCGTSGAVFVSCVEYGELDFQNRSERDDRVKPAEATSKDQDGVEYAAIIFPQQKQPPSGRMRNKQQVPAIKR; translated from the exons ATGTTGGTGCAAAGCATAAATCAGCAGAAACGGGAAGACGTTTGCATCTCCGGTGGCTGCCTGTGTTCAGTTTCCTTCTGCAGCATGAAGTGTGACCTCAAGAAGAAACTCTTACTTTTTTCATTCATGTTGCACTTGATTCTTAACG tggaATCAACGCATCAAGTCAATGGTACATCAGAAGAAAATATCACTGTTACATTCACTTTACAAGATAATGTTATCCATGAAATCTCTGATAAACCTAGTCTGTACAAAAATGGGAACAAGATAGGAAGTTACaaagaaatcagcccagaaaaGTTTGCACTCAGTGATGTGGAGAACCGAACTGTCACACTACACATCACAAATCTCACACTGGAAGATGAAGGAACATATCAAGTTGTAGTGCTTTCACGTGGTGCTGTCTCTCTTATTGAGAGcaatacaatttatattaaagtCACATTAGGCAATAAAATAACAG aaactACAACCACAGCTGTGCACAAGAAAGTAGTGACTAATTCACCTAAAGTGGAGCTTTCGGAACAAAAACCGTTCTTCATTTTCTTCAGTGCATCAGTCATAATATTTATATGTCTTTTTGTGGGCATATTGTGTTGGCTCTTTAGGACCTATCCAAGAAAATCAG ATGCAGAAAACCCACCAGTTCACAGCAACAGATCAACACAACCG CAGGGGCAATGTGGGACATCCGGTGCTGTGTTTGTCAGCTGTGTGGAGTATGGAGAGTTAGACTTTCAAAATAGATCTGAAAGAGATGACAGAGTAAAACCTGCCGAGGCGACATCAAAGGACCAGGACGGAGTGGAATATGCTGCCATCATTTTCCCTCAGCAAAAACAGCCACCGAGTGGGCGGatgagaaataaacagcaagtACCTGCTATTAAGCGATAG
- the LOC131529667 gene encoding receptor-transporting protein 3-like: protein MISLWNSSLQDQISELHDDTWNIEIDETIEENRPARDWHQYISGSFAQFRCSLCRKGWGSKRVQVLFHFHLDTKINQGTIKVRRFKQKCRRCTQAQWEDPNFPVENIDVLIERLVRNIRKKCYREDLGETNRSSVFNGKINGPHESAHCEACHKGICSQAN, encoded by the exons ATGATATCGCTGTGGAACAGTTCCTTACAGGATCAAATAAGCGAGCTTCACGACGACACTTGGAACATTGAAATTGATGAGACTATTGAGGAAAACAGACCAGCTCGTGATTGGCACCAGTACATTTCTGGCTCCTTTGCACA GTTCAGGTGTTCTCTTTGTAGAAAAGGCTGGGGGTCCAAAAGAGTCCAGGTGCTGTTTCATTTCCACCTGGACACAAAAATCAATCAGGGAACCATTAAAGTGCGACGCTTCAAACAGAAGTGCCGGAGATGCACCCAAGCTCAGTGGGAGGATCCAAACTTCCCAGTGGAAAACATTGATGTGCTGATTGAGAGACTGGTTAGAAATATCCGCAAGAAATGCTACAGAGAAGACCTGGGTGAAACTAACAGATCCTCAGTGTTCAATGGCAAAATTAATGGGCCACATGAAAGTGCTCACTGTGAAGCCTGTCATAAAGGAATCTGTAGTCAGGCCAactga